Genomic window (Syntrophorhabdaceae bacterium):
GTTAGGCGTAAGGCGTGAGGGTTTAACCTCTTACGACTCACGACTTACGACTTACGGATTCAAGAAAGGATGAAGAGCATGAACGAACCGCATGTGCTGTATGAAACAAAGGGACATATCGCAGTGATTACACTGAACAGGCCAAAGGCAAAGAATGCCTTCAGCCCGGAGATGATCATGCTCTGGCGTGAATACCTTGGAAAGGCTCAACGGGATGACGGGATACGGGTCATCATCGTCACCGGCAACGGCGACACCTTCTGCTCGGGCGGCGACATACGCGATATGGCGGAAGGAAAGCTGAAATCATGGGACATGAAGCGATTCCTCTGGGATGGTGTTCACAGGATCGTCCTGACCCTCGAAGACCTTGATAAGCCGGTCATCGCGGCAATTAACGGCGCAGCGATGGGCGCCGGCATGGATATGGCGATCATGTGCGACCTCAGGGTATGCTCCGACAGGGCAAAGCTTGCTGAATCGTATATCATGATGGGACTTGTCCCGGGCGACGGGGGAGCATATTTCCTGCCCCGGCTTGCCGGTCTGTCGAAGGCGCTTGAACTCCTCTTCACCGGTGACGTCATAAGCGCTGAAGAGGCATTACGTTTCGGCATCGTCAACCGCGTCGTGGCCCATGACAGGTTAATGAATGAGACGATGAAACTCGCCGAGAAGATCGCCGCCAGGCCGCCGCTTGCGATCCGCATGACGAAGAGGGCTGTCTATCAGGGATTGACAAGCGCCCTGCGGTCTCACCTCGACTACATCTCTTCACAGATATCCCTGCTGTCGGAGACAAAGGACCACCAGGAAGCAGCGCTCTCGTTCCTTGAGAAGAGAAAGCCAAAGTTCGAGGGAAAATAGATATACATCCGTAAGGCGATAAACCCCGTGAATCGTTAGGCGTGAGGCGTTAGGCGATAAACCCTGTAAAAGTTGAAATGGGGAGATTTTTTTTTGCTAATCGCAGGATGTAGCATAGTGTCATTGCGAGCGGAGCGCGGCAATCTCATTCAATATGATCGCCACGTCGCTTCGCTCCTCGTGATGACAATTAAATCAAGAACAACATGAAAGGTTTTAAACATTTCACCTTTCACCTTTTACGTTTCACAGGGGGTTCCCCTCACGACTTACGATTCACGCCTTACGGATATTTTTTGAGTTACGCGAATTCTCTCAGCAGTTCCATTGCCCTGCGGGCTTCTTTTTCTGTGAGACTGCCGAGGCCGCAGCTCGGTGTGATGAGGAGGTCCCGGGCCTTTACCCTGGTGTCAATCCCGGTCATGGAGTCAATGAACCTTGTCTTTAATGCCTCAATCTCTTGCACAGAAACCTCAAGGACCTTTTCAGAGGAAGGGACAAGCCCCGGTGCTATCCAGCCCCCCCTCGCAATAAACTGAGCGAGGTCATTCTTATAGTAAAAGATCGTGTCAAGATAGTTACAGGCATCGTAGTTAATGATATCGATATCGGAATTCAACAGCACCGACCAGTCTGTGTTCCCGCAGCAATGGACACCACGTCGCGCGTCAAGTCCTGCGGCAACCTCATTGAACATGGCAATGACATCCTCTTTCGGGATAGATACATAAGCAGAACCAAAGGAGACCATGTAGGGCTCGTCAAAAAAGATGATGATATCCTTTTCCGGATACGAGGTCTTGATGGTCTTTATCATCCACCGTGCCTTCATGTGGAGCGCTTTGAGGATAATATCGAAGAACCCATGGTTGTAGATTATCGGTTTGTCCTGTTCGTCCTTCAGGCCGAGACCCATACTGAATGGACCCGTGACCTGACACTTGATGAACTTCACATCCTGCCCGATATCCTGCAACCTTTCAAGGAAACGGTAAAAACCGGGCGCCATCTTTGCTGAAATGGCAAAGGCGTCTAATCTTTTGTTGGAATAGTTCTCATAAAACTCCTCTATGCCGTCGGTCTTCGTTGTATCGACAAAGGCGCTGCCGTTTTCTTCGTCCATGACAACCGAAGGGACCGATTCGAGGAACGCTGTGTACATATTCTCGTTTGGAGACCTTTTGGGAAGCTGCGGCCAGAATGGTATCTCTCTGCAGGAGGAGAATATGATATCTATCGCCTCGTCGATGTCTGTGAATGGAAAACTTCCTATGCCCGTTATCATGAATCCTTTATTAGCATACCCCATTGCCTGTGTAAAGGGATATTTAAAACCCGCAAAGCAGACTTTGCTACTTGCCTATTTTTCGATCCGTGACTATCTTTATACAGGATATTAAGATATCCAGGATTTATCAATTCCATATAAAGGAGGGCCATTTATGGGAATTATGATTAGATGGGAAACGGACTTCGGCGCTGCCATGTCAAAGGCTCAGGCAGCAAAAAAACCCATTCTGCTCGACTTTTTTAGCCCCGGCTGAATTGGCTGCCAGCAGATGGATGCGGTTACGTATCCTACAGAAAGTGTTGTACAGTTTATCACGGAAAGTCTTATACCTCTTCGTATCCCGTCAGATTCGGAACCCCTTGCAACTGAATTCAAGATCAAATGGACCCCTGCGCTTATTGTACTGGACTGGAATGGGAAGGAACATTCGCGGACCGTCGGCTTTCTTACACCGGAAGAGTTCATCCCCTCTCTGCTTCTTGGTATTGCAAAAACATATTACGAGCTTGATATGTTCCCCGAAGCGTTAGCCAATCTTGAAAAGGTCATCCAGGGTTATCGGCAGAGCGCTGCGATGCCGGAGGCTATCTTTTACCGGGGGGTCTGCTTGTATAAAAGCTCCCATGACCCGAAACCTCTGAAACAGGCATACGAGAAGCTCCAGGCAGACTATCCGCAGAGTGAGTGGACCAAAAGAGCATTGCCGTATCGTCTCCTGCCGTAACGAAAGATCACAGAAGGCCGAAGCCCTCCCCGTCTCCGGCCTTTTTATCTTGTTCTCACATGAGTACTATTTAGCTCCAGCGACTGGTTAGACCAACTTTCACACACCTATCTCTCCATCTGTTTTGCCTTCAACCGCCGGTTAAAAAGGTTATTGAATAGATTCCCACGGGCAAGCTCGTGGTGCTAAAATATACACGCTTCGCGTGCATGACAAACGCATTCACCCACGCTTGAAAGCGTGGTCC
Coding sequences:
- a CDS encoding enoyl-CoA hydratase-related protein, producing MNEPHVLYETKGHIAVITLNRPKAKNAFSPEMIMLWREYLGKAQRDDGIRVIIVTGNGDTFCSGGDIRDMAEGKLKSWDMKRFLWDGVHRIVLTLEDLDKPVIAAINGAAMGAGMDMAIMCDLRVCSDRAKLAESYIMMGLVPGDGGAYFLPRLAGLSKALELLFTGDVISAEEALRFGIVNRVVAHDRLMNETMKLAEKIAARPPLAIRMTKRAVYQGLTSALRSHLDYISSQISLLSETKDHQEAALSFLEKRKPKFEGK